The Simkaniaceae bacterium genome includes the window GGGTTCCCCCGCCTAAACGCCCCTATCCTTGGGAGCGGCAAATTGGCAAAAAGGAGTCGGAGAAAATTGAGCTGAAACATCAAGACCCCCAAGAGACCGTTCTATTCAACCTACCTATTTCACTAGGTGAACCCGAATAGAACCTAGTATTATGCTAAAGAGATCTCTTTAGCAAGGTAAACATCTTGTATTGCATTGAGAAGTTCAACACCTTCGTTCATAGGGCGCTGAAAGGCTTTTCGGCCTGAAATGAGTCCGCATCCCCCGGCTCTTTTATTGATAACAGCAGTCATGACAGCGTCTTGGAGATCATTTTTTCCTGAAGGTCCACCTGAGTTAATTAATCCCATTCGACCCATGTAACAGTTAGCAACTTGATAACGCGTGAGATCAATGGGGTGATCAGAAGAGAGCTCGGTGTACATTTTTTCATTTTTCTTACCGAATTTAAGCATTTTAAATCCGCCATTGTTTGTGGGGAGTTTTTGCTTAATAATATCTGCCTCTATCGTCACACCGAGGTGATTTGCTTGTCCCGTTAAATCCGCTGCCGTATGGAAATCCGTTTCTGCCGTTTTAAAATGCGCATTTCTCAAATAGCACCATAAAATAGTTGCCATTCCCAGACTATGGGCATGTTCAAAGGCTCTAGAGACTTCGATAATTTGTCGACGTGAGTTTTCAGAGCCAAAATAGATCGTTGCACCAACGGCGCGGCAACCCATGTTATAAGCTTGCTCTACAGAAGCAAAAAGCGTTTGATCATAAATTTCCGGATAGCTCAAAAGTTCATTGTGATTAATTTTGAGTACAAAAGGGATCTTATGAGCATATTTGCGAGCCACAGACCCAAGCACTCCAAGAGTGGTTGCAACGGCATTACACCCCCCCTCAATGGCGAGCTTGATAATATTTTCGGGGTCAAAATAATCGGGATTAGGAGCAAAAGAAGCACCGGCTGAATGCTCAATGCCTTGATCGACAGGCAGAATGGAGAGATAGCCCGTATTCGCTAAACGCCCATGACTGTAGAGATCTTTAAGGGCTCTGAGAACACGGATATTGCGATCTGAATGATAATAAACTCTTTCAATAAAATCAGGACCCGGAACATGAAGACGCGATTTATCAATGGTTTTACAGGTATGGCTTAATAATGGTTCTGCTTGATCTTTTAGAATCCCCTGAATTTTAGCAAAAGACATACGTCAACTCTCCGCGATAATATCATTAAAATTTTATCTTGTATGAAATGGAATTTCTGCACAAGTAATGAAACAAACAAAAGAAAAAACCTTTCATATTTATGTCGCACAGATATAGATATCAATACCCTATCTTATCATCAAATTGTACCTGCTTTAGGTGTTCCCTCTTCTTCGATTAAAAATGCAAATATACCGCTCGTCATTCACATGTCAAAATATCAATGGAAGAAGCCAAAAAGATTGGTCTTGGATTTTTCGGATATTCACAAACGGATCGGATCTCCTCAGTCACACTCAAATTTATACAACAAATTTCTTTATCCTCACTATTGGTGATGAACCTACTGATCAAATCTTAGTTTTAGGCGTTGAGTCTAAGATTCACAATATGAGTGGTGAAGAAATGAAATTACCCTGGCGCGAATAACGATAACAACTGTAGCAATATCCCGAGGCCTTCATGCCCTAAAAAGTTACAAAGTCGAGCTAAGTTCAATTGCCTTTTTTTTTGCAATATTGAGCGAATCTTCATATGGAGCAATAATATCCGGTTCGACTCCTACACCTTCCCAATTTGTGCTCGTATAAGGACTGATTGCTCTTATATGTGGAATCATTACTTCAAATTGAGTGCCTTCTATCAGAAAAGGCCTTGTAGGATTTGCTCCTCCTTTTGTTTTTTCTCCGATAATCGTTGCTCTTCCTAAAGCTTGTAGATCATAGGTCAACTCTTCTCCTGCAGAGAATGTTTTTTCACTGGTTATGCAAATAATAGGTTTACTCCCTCCAAATCGAGTAGGATGCTCTATTGGATTTATATCTGTAACACTTTCTCTACCAGAATATCTTTCATAAAATTTACATAAATGATCAGGAAGAGGTTTATCAAATAAATAACTTGCCACAAGAGCAACTGTTTTAGGATCGCCTCCTTCGTGATCTCTCAGGTCAATAATAAGCGCTTTTGTACCTGCAACAGTCCGCATGGCCGCATCAATGGCTCCTTTCATTTCTTCAAAATGAGCAGGAGGGAATTTATCAAACTTGATATAACCTACATTATTTTCATCAAAAATCCGCACGTTTGAGATACCCCAATTTCCCTCTCGGTGATACTCAATATATTCTTCATCTATTTCTTGCAATTTTTCCGAACTAGGCATCTCAAGTCTTGAAAACAAACTATATGTATCATCTAATTTAGAAACGTATCGAATATCTAAATGTTTATCCGGGCAAATTTCCTTCAGATCTTTAAGAATCGCTCTTTTTAGGGCAATGGGGCTTTCACATCCACTACTATACTTACCTCTATCATATTCATTTTTGATACGCTCCGCCATTGCATTAGCGGGTCCCTCATCAATGTATAGATGCTTTATTCCAAAAATAACTCCATCCACCACAGTTCTAATCAGTGGGGCTGTCATAGGTTTTGTTATAGATAAGAAAATATTGAGCTCTTCGTCGGTGAGACGATCCGTGTATTCTATGACATGGTCTTCACTTAAACTTTTTGCAAGAGATTCAAGTCCTCTTTTAGCTTCGAGAGAAGAGGGCTCAGCTATTACCCTTCGAAATACCGTATCTAAAGCAGAATGCTCTGTTTTTCCTTCAGATGCTAAGAATGATGCCCCACTAGCATCTCCGCTAGATGTCTTTGAAATTCCATCTGCCATCTGCCCCCCTACTTTTTTCTATCTCCATAGCTATACCGTATCCTAAAAATATCCAAAACTATTTTTTGGATGAAGAAGAATCTGATGCACTAATTTTAATTATTTTTCAAATTCAGCGTTTTGATTAGATATTGCTTGAAGAGTGATGCATGCTTTCCACAAAGCCCAACCGCGTGCTCGATCCCAAGTCTGCTTATCAACCTGAATCAGAGATTGAAACACTTCTCTACTCCTGTTTTTGAATAACATCCATGCGATTGCTAAATCACAGGAAGGATCCCCCACCGCAATACAACCAAAATCTATCACTGCATTTAATCGGTGATTTTTAATGAGCAGGTTACCGGCGCTCAAATCTCCGTGCACCCAAACGGGATCTTTTGTCCATTGTGATCGAATCGCTTTTTCCCAAACAGCACGCGCAATATCGATCTCAATATGCTCTTTGAGTCCTTGTATTGTAGACAGCATTTGAGCA containing:
- a CDS encoding class I fructose-bisphosphate aldolase; translated protein: MSFAKIQGILKDQAEPLLSHTCKTIDKSRLHVPGPDFIERVYYHSDRNIRVLRALKDLYSHGRLANTGYLSILPVDQGIEHSAGASFAPNPDYFDPENIIKLAIEGGCNAVATTLGVLGSVARKYAHKIPFVLKINHNELLSYPEIYDQTLFASVEQAYNMGCRAVGATIYFGSENSRRQIIEVSRAFEHAHSLGMATILWCYLRNAHFKTAETDFHTAADLTGQANHLGVTIEADIIKQKLPTNNGGFKMLKFGKKNEKMYTELSSDHPIDLTRYQVANCYMGRMGLINSGGPSGKNDLQDAVMTAVINKRAGGCGLISGRKAFQRPMNEGVELLNAIQDVYLAKEISLA
- a CDS encoding S41 family peptidase produces the protein MADGISKTSSGDASGASFLASEGKTEHSALDTVFRRVIAEPSSLEAKRGLESLAKSLSEDHVIEYTDRLTDEELNIFLSITKPMTAPLIRTVVDGVIFGIKHLYIDEGPANAMAERIKNEYDRGKYSSGCESPIALKRAILKDLKEICPDKHLDIRYVSKLDDTYSLFSRLEMPSSEKLQEIDEEYIEYHREGNWGISNVRIFDENNVGYIKFDKFPPAHFEEMKGAIDAAMRTVAGTKALIIDLRDHEGGDPKTVALVASYLFDKPLPDHLCKFYERYSGRESVTDINPIEHPTRFGGSKPIICITSEKTFSAGEELTYDLQALGRATIIGEKTKGGANPTRPFLIEGTQFEVMIPHIRAISPYTSTNWEGVGVEPDIIAPYEDSLNIAKKKAIELSSTL